A region of Silurus meridionalis isolate SWU-2019-XX chromosome 15, ASM1480568v1, whole genome shotgun sequence DNA encodes the following proteins:
- the LOC124398226 gene encoding odorant receptor 131-2-like gives MSGPLTVIDMPTIRVTFTGEKVLRTFLVVFAHLLFIYINIVMLFTLRTKAIFCETPRYILFTHMLLIDTIQLLIGMLLYMLSSFYIMMVRAACACIVILSTSTFVNAPLNLAVMSLERYTAICFPLRHSELATPVRVYVAMAMVWVLGLTDVLIDVFAFFLLAEPSFYLSPTLCATAQVMVAPWQQGRSVAFKVLLFIIVAIVLLYTYVAILQQARKASSNTSSAQKALRTVIFHSLQLGLSLMSFLYEYIESMILSLPPAIYIHVRFFTYFIVVVLSRCLSSLIYGLRDDTFRPLFKQNFMFCGTKKVVPLVTFTKH, from the coding sequence ATGTCTGGTCCTTTGACCGTAATTGATATGCCGACTATTAGAGTGACCTTTACAGGGGAGAAGGTCTTAAGGACTTTCTTGGTGGTGTTTGCACACTTGCTCttcatttacattaatattGTGATGCTGTTCACCTTGCGCACCAAAGCAATCTTCTGTGAGACGCCACGTTACATTCTGTTTACCCACATGCTCCTGATTGACACCATTCAATTGTTGATTGGCATGCTGCTCTACATGCTCAGTTCCTTCTACATTATGATGGTGCGTGCTGCTTGTGCCTGCATTGTGATTCTGTCTACATCAACATTTGTAAATGCACCGCTGAACCTGGCTGTCATGTCCCTGGAGAGGTACACGGCCATCTGTTTTCCACTGCGGCACAGCGAGTTGGCTACGCCGGTGCGAGTGTACGTGGCTATGGCTATGGTGTGGGTTTTGGGCCTCACTGATGTTCTAATTGATGTGTTTGCTTTCTTCCTCCTCGCAGAGCCATCATTTTACTTGTCTCCTACACTGTGTGCCACTGCACAGGTCATGGTGGCTCCCTGGCAGCAGGGCAGGAGTGTGGCATTCAAAGTTCTGCTGTTCATCATAGTGGCTATTGTGTTGCTCTACACATATGTGGCCATCCTGCAGCAGGCCCGTAAAGCCTCCTCTAACACCTCTTCTGCCCAGAAGGCCTTGCGCACTGTGATATTTCACTCATTGCAGCTTGGCCTCTCACTCATGTCGTTTCTCTATGAATATATAGAGTCGATGATTTTAAGCCTGCCACCTGCCATATACATACATGTGCGCTTCTTTACCTACTTCATAGTGGTGGTCCTGTCACGCTGCCTCAGCTCACTCATCTATGGTCTGAGGGATGACACCTTCAGGCCATTGTTCAAACAGAATTTCATGTTCTGTGGCACAAAGAAAGTTGTGCCTTTAGTGACTTTTACAAAACACTAA
- the b9d2 gene encoding B9 domain-containing protein 2 isoform X2 gives MAELHIIGQIIGASGFPESSLFCKWGVHTGGAWKLLSGLKEGQTQVDIPQIGEMAYWSHPIDLHYSTKGLQGWPKLHLQVWHQDSFGRCQLYGYGYCHVPSSPGQHRLQCVTWRPVGTWQEQLAQMFVGGGPQLRSPDLIYSGADRYRLHTEAMGTVELELCIILRHFDRYGVES, from the exons ATGGCAGAGCTGCATATAATCGGGCAGATCATTGGGGCCAGCGGTTTCCCAGAGAGCAGCCTGTTCTGCAAGTGGGGCGTTCACACAG GAGGAGCATGGAAACTCTTATCTGGTCTAAAGGAGGGACAGACACAAGTGGACATACCCCAAATAGGTGAAATGGCTTACTGGAGTCATCCTATTGATTTACATTACTCCACTAAAGGCCTTCAAG GTTGGCCAAAGCTTCATCTGCAGGTCTGGCATCAGGACTCTTTTGGCAGATGTCAGCTATATGGTTATGGCTACTGCCATGTGCCCTCTAGCCCAGGCCAACACCGGTTGCAGTGTGTCACATGGAGGCCAGTGGGCACGTGGCAGGAACAGCTGGCCCAAATGTTTGTTGGCGGAGGACCTCAGCTTCGCTCTCCTGACCTCATTTACAGCGGAGCAGACAGATACAGGCTCCACACAGAGGCTATGGGCACAGTAGAACTGGAGCTGTGCATCATTCTACGGCATTTTGACCGATACGGCGTAGAGAGCTGA
- the b9d2 gene encoding B9 domain-containing protein 2 isoform X1, whose protein sequence is MAELHIIGQIIGASGFPESSLFCKWGVHTAGGAWKLLSGLKEGQTQVDIPQIGEMAYWSHPIDLHYSTKGLQGWPKLHLQVWHQDSFGRCQLYGYGYCHVPSSPGQHRLQCVTWRPVGTWQEQLAQMFVGGGPQLRSPDLIYSGADRYRLHTEAMGTVELELCIILRHFDRYGVES, encoded by the exons ATGGCAGAGCTGCATATAATCGGGCAGATCATTGGGGCCAGCGGTTTCCCAGAGAGCAGCCTGTTCTGCAAGTGGGGCGTTCACACAG CAGGAGGAGCATGGAAACTCTTATCTGGTCTAAAGGAGGGACAGACACAAGTGGACATACCCCAAATAGGTGAAATGGCTTACTGGAGTCATCCTATTGATTTACATTACTCCACTAAAGGCCTTCAAG GTTGGCCAAAGCTTCATCTGCAGGTCTGGCATCAGGACTCTTTTGGCAGATGTCAGCTATATGGTTATGGCTACTGCCATGTGCCCTCTAGCCCAGGCCAACACCGGTTGCAGTGTGTCACATGGAGGCCAGTGGGCACGTGGCAGGAACAGCTGGCCCAAATGTTTGTTGGCGGAGGACCTCAGCTTCGCTCTCCTGACCTCATTTACAGCGGAGCAGACAGATACAGGCTCCACACAGAGGCTATGGGCACAGTAGAACTGGAGCTGTGCATCATTCTACGGCATTTTGACCGATACGGCGTAGAGAGCTGA